In Erpetoichthys calabaricus chromosome 2, fErpCal1.3, whole genome shotgun sequence, a genomic segment contains:
- the LOC114645335 gene encoding putative nuclease HARBI1, with protein MAGVVHRYHRLGRRKYHERMYAERAKPLAQYTTEELYARFHFGWDDIKYIAELVRPKLQHKTKRSHALSVKEQCLIALRFYANGTFYQVVGDNIGVDKSTVSNVVKAVSVELASLVNEFVSFPKDDQMAQTKRSFFHLGNMPNTIGVIDCTHVHIQALHEREWQYVNRKGRHSINVQLVANADLIITSCVVKWPGSVHDARILRESALYRKLQSNRPNGIILGDSAYPLLPWLMTPFPVANTPEQAGFNSAHCKTRCAIERLNGVLKRRFACLNYLRVEPKVACNIILACIVLHNIATRRNVPLDDIYDGPEPDEVQPEQPPMFAPNEGQTGRVIRDAIVRHYF; from the coding sequence ATGGCAGGTGTTGTTCATCGCTACCACAGGTTGGGAAGGAGAAAATACCATGAAAGAATGTATGCTGAGCGTGCCAAACCACTTGCGCAATACACTACAGAGGAACTGTATGCTCGTTTTCACTTTGGGTGGGATGATATCAAGTACATTGCAGAACTTGTCAGGCCAAAGTTACAGCACAAAACCAAAAGGAGTCATGCTCTGTCCGTGAAGGAACAGTGCCTAATTGCACTGCGCTTTTATGCCAATGGGACTTTCTACCAGGTTGTTGGTGACAATATCGGAGTGGACAAATCAACTGTTAGTAATGTGGTGAAAGCTGTCTCAGTTGAATTGGCCAGTCTGGTCAATGAATTTGTTTCATTTCCCAAGGATGACCAGATGGCGCAAACTAAGCgaagtttctttcatttggggAACATGCCTAATACTATTGGTGTTATTGATTGTACTCATGTGCACATTCAAGCGCTTCATGAAAGGGAGTGGCAGTATGTGAACCGAAAAGGGAGGCACAGCATCAATGTCCAACTTGTGGCCAACGCTGACCTCATCATTACAAGCTGTGTTGTCAAGTGGCCAGGGTCTGTCCATGATGCACGTATCCTGAGGGAGAGCGCACTATACAGAAAGCTCCAGTCCAACCGACCAAATGGTATAATATTGGGAGACAGTGCTTATCCACTCCTACCATGGCTGATGACCCCTTTTCCAGTTGCAAACACACCTGAGCAGGCAGGCTTCAACTCTGCACATTGCAAAACAAGATGCGCAATTGAGCGCTTAAATGGAGTCCTGAAGAGGCGCTTTGCATGCCTTAACTACTTGCGGGTGGAACCCAAGGTGGCATGCAATATAATACTAGCCTGTATTGTCTTGCATAACATTGCCACCAGGCGTAATGTTCCTCTTGATGACATATATGATGGACCTGAGCCTGATGAAGTGCAACCAGAGCAACCTCCAATGTTCGCTCCAAATGAGGGCCAGACTGGACGTGTGATCAGGGATGCAATTGTAAGACATTACTTCTGA